The following proteins come from a genomic window of Dysidea avara chromosome 12, odDysAvar1.4, whole genome shotgun sequence:
- the LOC136240300 gene encoding uncharacterized protein encodes MHIATEGDLSDIESMSGEGYNTPSDYESVSLFPTSSQDATKEVKKGAFEITSVVNNTGEIEDLETSMVGQGRISSGEKDNSDDDFVASPSRTDPFGTSTPNKNWLSGKDASQSTLLTSANGPAAHHAPGRFRKVFDYKRDRWQVNDSVEVDADEHSDTSESRGSVHKMSGIDIASSTSSSPNTPRRNIDVASTSNLLDARSEDELNKNEVVTLTEPSTSTLRQVSVDNSHEADDVSVDDNVETASQGTPSEISVKILDTDVTPSDFTQETENTKFQSLISNVQDTFSRVTKENDSLKEENATLKKRIQSMSKQIEQLAKQRNQYEKELQDLRLKYQSSSSVAPS; translated from the exons ATGCATATTGCCACGGAAGGTGACCTTTCAGACATAGAGAGCATGTCCGGAGAAGGCTACAACACACCTTCTGATTACGAGTCTGTCAGTCTCTTTCCAACAAGTTCACAAGATGCTACTAAAGAAGTGAAAAAAGGTGCTTTTGAGATAACGAGTGTAGTCAACAATACTGGTGAGATTGAAGACCTAGAAACCAGCATGGTGGGTCAGGGTAGGATCTCCAGTGGTGAAAAAGACAATTCAGATGATGACTTTGTTGCCAGTCCTTCAAGAACTGACCCTTTTGGGACAAGTACACCAAACAAAAACTGGCTTTCTGGAAAGGATGCTTCACAGTCAACTCTACTAACATCAGCGAATGGGCCAGCTGCACACCATGCACCTGGTCGTTTCAGAAAAGTTTTTGATTATAAAAGAGATAGATGGCAAGTTAATGATAGTGTTGAAGTTGACGCTGATGAGCACTCAGATACTTCTGAGTCTCGAGGCTCGGTACATAAAATGTCTGGTATTGATATTGCTTCTAGCACTTCGTCTTCACCGAACACACCTAGAAGAAATATCGATGTAGCTAGTACCAGTAATTTATTAGATGCCAGAAGTGAAGATGaattgaacaaaaatgaagtagTAACTCTGACAGAACCAAGCACCAGTACATTACGTCAAGTAAGTGTTGATAATTCTCATGAAGCTGATGATGTCTCTGTTGATGACAACGTAGAAACAGCCAGTCAGGG TACACCCAGTGAAATAAGTGTAAAAATATTGGACACAGATGTCACCCCTTCAGATTTTACACAAGAGACCGAAAATACTAAG TTTCAGTCACTAATATCAAATGTTCAAGACACGTTTAGTCGTGTCACAAAGGAGAATGACTCATTAAAGGAAGAAAATGCTACATTAAAGAAACGTATACAGAGTATGTCAAAGCAAATTGAGCAACTAGCAAAACAGCGTAATCAGTATGAGAAAGAACTGCAAGATCTTCGTCTAAAATATCAATCATCGTCTTCGGTGGCTCCAAGCTAA
- the LOC136240293 gene encoding uncharacterized protein, protein MDFVIPLPCDDTERWQKIGQLLLLLGQCKKLHDLEQVTSLVQQGASYAHVAGREALLLCLTNLCKCLSEHFAEKDQSDFLTKTLPQITQLASELPKLVPVDGIPFMRQQRANSLSLTRRLVASLLANGFLCTYLEQGSGNYEGSELNFDKFFSVFSWEDKNNYHATQMVKLRSILCYFNRIANNSCDLKGLITISRNVVPDDKLPLINDWKLSSQELCPVVVKTTSILGVTSHVHTLQVIPSDCSVGCNMLQSGRMEEELKFFQFPELMIMLLVCDEMESNETLLVKGVEQFCSCRGYGTSIEFVEEYTDQSKRDSFGTFQTMMVAIDAVPFRVKKAGNQYRQSYVLRELNKALVGFYCSEMRGDSMVDPTYNVQKALESSGDAEFLRNDGVYPGWQIGGDDDFSEDIDGPLPANISELASSIVDEVVASVTNDSIGQFAGTLAADIVTEAVHSLNGNDKISLFASELVDQTVDSILNCNGPSKTLTVGEVVDTPPSLSRYQSYAEELTAVIISNALQSVVQDEGAKPTVKVQPTLFNEQLNLRLQRLVTGRQSPTKLSAKPSSVRTPSGWHECMTSLNFSANSRKTNSMIWSSAATVNDGSDPPSPSELASLCLDDTSDIVAEFAADLSSQIVAEAISSVLDPSVSKMGTSSAAPLDDSVDFPGDHLSALECFSPHWSVKNFNLLRPVATGNWGVGACNGDVQLKSILLWMAVSATGRPFLTYYTEGNQDMENFAAVCVHILDNMPCVGKLANRVLAYCTLRSQQRETADLFTFLFSQTM, encoded by the exons ATGGACTTCGTGATACCTCTTCCTTGCGACGACACGGAACGATGGCAAAAAATAGGCCAACTACTGTTATTACTGGGACAGTGTAAAAAGTTACACGATTTGGAACAAGTGACATCTTTGGTGCAGCAAGGTGCAAG TTATGCCCATGTTGCTGGTAGAGAAGCCTTGCTACTTTGTCTGACAAACTTGTGCAAGTGTTTATCAGAGCATTTTGCTGAGAAAGATCAGAGTGATTTTCTAACGAAGACGCTACCGCAGATTACCCAGCTGGCATCTGAACTACCTAAACTTGTTCCAGTAGATGGCATCCCATTTATGAGACAGCAAAGAG ctaactcACTGTCACTAACCAGACGTTTAGTAGCGTCACTTTTGGCAAATGGATTTTTGTGTACGTATTTGGAACAAGGCAGTGGAAACTATGAAGGATCAGAGTTGAACTTTGATAAATTCTTTTCTGTGTTCTCCTGGGAGGATAA GAACAACTATCATGCCACTCAGATGGTAAAGTTGAGATCTATACTATGCTACTTTAATCGGATTGCCAATAACTCTTGTGATTTAAAAGGACTCATTACAATCTCAAGAAACGTGGTCCCCGATGATAAATTACCATTGATCAATGACTGGAAATTGTCTAGTCAAGAACTATGCCCGGTTGTGGTAAAGACCACTAGTATACTAGGTGTGACAAGCCATGTTCATACATTACAG GTAATACCGTCTGATTGCTCAGTTGGATGCAATATGTTGCAGTCTGGAAGAATGGAA gaGGAATTGAAGTTTTTCCAGTTTCCAGAGTTGATGATAATGTTGCTTGTATGCGATGAGATGGAGAGCAATGAAACATTACTAGTGAAAGGTGTTGAACAGTTTTGTTCCTGCAGGGGGTATGGTACATCAATAGAATTTGTAGAGGAGTACACTGACCAATCTAAA AGAGATAGTTTTGGGACATTTCAAACAATGATGGTGGCCATTGACGCCGTGCCATTTAGAGTCAAAAAGGCTGGAAACCAATACCGCCAGTCCTATGTACTACGTGAGCTCAACAAAGCACTTGTTGGATTCTACTGCAGTGAAATGAGAGGAGATTCTATGGTCGATCCTACCTACAATGTTCAAAAAGCTCTTGAAAGTTCAGGTGATGCTGAGTTCTTAAGAAATGATGGAGTTTATCCAGGCTGGCAAATTGGTGGCGATGATGATTTTTCTGAAGACATTGATGGACCTCTACCTGCCAACATCAGTGAGTTGGCTTCTTCAATAGTTGATGAAGTCGTTGCATCTGTTACCAATGACAGCATTGGTCAATTTGCTGGTACACTAGCAGCTGATATTGTTACTGAGGCAGTACATTCTTTGAATGGCAATGACAAGATTTCACTATTTGCATCAGAACTTGTAGACCAGACTGTTGATTCTATTCTGAACTGCAATGGTCCTAGTAAGACGCTGACTGTTGGTGAGGTGGTTGATACCCCACCATCCTTGTCAAGGTATCAATCTTATGCAGAGGAACTAACTGCCGTTATCATTTCAAATGCTTTGCAATCTGTAGTACAGGATGAAGGTGCTAAACCCACCGTTAAGGTACAACCGACTTTATTTAATGAACAATTAAACTTGCGCTTGCAGCGACTAGTTACTGGGCGTCAGTCACCTACTAAATTAAGTGCAAAGCCTTCTAGTGTCAGAACACCATCCGGATGGCATGAGTGTATGACTAGTCTCAACTTTTCTGCCAATTCACGTAAGACTAACAGCATGATTTGGTCATCAGCTGCTACAGTTAATGATGGCTCAGATCCTCCATCACCATCAGAGCTTGCGTCACTGTGTTTGGATGATACATCAGATATAGTTGCTGAATTTGCGGCAGATTTGAGTTCACAGATTGTAGCAGAAGCCATTAGCAGTGTGCTTGATCCTTCAGTTTCTAAAATGGGTACTTCATCCGCTGCACCATTGGATGATAGTGTGGATTTTCCAGGGGACCATTTATCTGCTTTGGAGTGCTTTTCCCCTCATTGGAGTGTTAAAAATTTCAATCTACTTAGACCAGTGGCAACAGGTAACTGGGGGGTCGGTGCATGCAATGGAGATGTGCAGTTGAAGAGTATTTTACTGTGGATGGCAGTGTCTGCAACAGGACGTCCATTTCTGACCTATTATACAGAGGGTAATCAGGATATGGAAAAT TTTGCAGCAGTGTGTGTTCATATATTGGACAACATGCCCTGTGTTGGAAAGTTGGCTAATAGGGTGCTTGCCTATTGCACACTGAGGTCACAGCAAAGAGAAACAGCTGATTTGTTCACATTTCTCTTCTCACAAACCATGTGA
- the LOC136240299 gene encoding dolichyl-diphosphooligosaccharide--protein glycosyltransferase 48 kDa subunit-like, whose protein sequence is MKWVVLSLLVVLAALNEAKSSRKTLVLLENLYLKDTHSIFFSDLEQRGYNLVFKLADESNLALSKYGEYLYENLIVFAPSVEEFGGSIDKNSIVDFIDNGGNVLVAASSAVGDILRDVGSEVGLELDEENTAAIDHLNYDIKDAGDHTLLAVDPSNIVDVELMVGPKQNVPALYRGIGMTADPDNPLVLEIMNGYSTTYSYFTEDPIKDYPLVVGRSTLLIAGLQARNNARVVFSGSLDFFSNEFFTASVMKAVDGKDHSLSSNQYLAKYISQWVFKERGVLRAGEITHHRVGDNTTPSAYTIEDDVVYTIDIQEFSGDKWRPFQSNDVQLEFFRIDPFVCTFMNKTKDGKKYIAEFKLPDVYGVFQFKVDYNRVGYTHLFSTTQVSVRPFQHTQYERFLPAAYPYYVAAFSMMIGMTLFVLVFLHHREDERRPKTD, encoded by the coding sequence ATGAAGTGGGTTGTATTGTCATTATTGGTAGTTTTGGCAGCGTTGAACGAAGCGAAAAGCAGCAGGAAAACGCTAGTCCTTCTGGAGAACCTGTACCTCAAAGATACCCATTCAATTTTCTTTAGTGACCTCGAACAACGTGGCTACAACCTCGTATTCAAGCTTGCCGATGAATCTAACTTGGCGTTGTCGAAATACGGAGAATACCTGTACGAGAATTTGATAGTTTTTGCCCCTTCGGTTGAAGAATTCGGTGGATCGATAGACAAGAACAGCATTGTGGATTTTATTGACAATGGTGGTAATGTCCTGGTGGCTGCTAGCTCGGCTGTGGGAGATATTCTTCGAGACGTCGGGAGTGAAGTTGGCCTAGAACTGGATGAAGAAAATACTGCAGCAATTGACCATCTGAACTATGATATAAAAGATGCTGGTGACCACACACTTTTAGCTGTCGATCCCAGTAATATTGTTGATGTAGAGTTGATGGTGGGACCAAAACAAAATGTCCCAGCATTGTACCGAGGTATTGGCATGACAGCAGATCCGGATAACCCCTTAGTACTAGAGATAATGAATGGCTACTCTACTACCTACTCATACTTCACTGAAGACCCCATTAAAGATTATCCCCTTGTGGTGGGAAGGAGTACCTTGCTCATTGCTGGACTACAGGCACGCAACAATGCTAGAGTAGTCTTCTCAGGGTCGTTGGATTTTTTCAGTAATGAATTTTTTACTGCAAGTGTCATGAAAGCTGTAGATGGAAAGGATCATAGTTTAAGCAGTAATCAGTACTTAGCCAAGTACATTTCACAATGGGTATTTAAAGAAAGGGGAGTGTTGAGAGCTGGAGAGATCACCCATCACCGAGTTGGCGACAACACAACTCCATCAGCCTATACCATAGAAGACGATGTAGTGTACACCATAGACATTCAGGAGTTCAGTGGTGACAAGTGGAGGCCCTTTCAAAGCAATGATGTGCAGTTGGAATTTTTCCGCATTGATCCATTCGTCTGTACATTTATGAACAAAACTAAAGACGGGAAGAAATACATTGCCGAGTTCAAGCTGCCTGATGTTTATGGGGTGTTTCAGTTCAAAGTTGATTACAACCGAGTTGGCTATACACATCTGTTTAGTACCACACAAGTTTCTGTCCGACCATTTCAACACACTCAGTATGAAAGGTTCTTACCTGCAGCTTATCCGTACTATGTTGCTGCCTTCTCAATGATGATAGGAATGACACTGTTTGTTTTAGTATTCCTTCATCATAGGGAAGATGAACGAAGGCCAAAAACTGATTAG
- the LOC136240295 gene encoding uncharacterized protein isoform X2 yields the protein MTTKMEHLTEPLIECKSDKALLQDDGTLPSISEPTSENNSLEDDQLHEERVSSFIDVGNHDIPRATTYTLTAPITLRNGKRRGLTVPATGAPPELGANFMQGSPRSSYSSTRECKKQSVIVAGDDHFILEEPNPDSFQTTDKNYIDGRHSTGLGVSQFVNVHYVRGDSTGDTSTSLALEICRKTVLRPYFIYMKMGYNERIKISSNCSFIYASCKDVIVTSLIIPDLVVLAAYIVGFFIFRYVFPENLANLTETVFLGYTANHGAFSQKRLVYSLRVIIVIGVVWQVYAVGLNVTRLFSLELLKRHTYIDVIDDYSKDELIQLYDTCNGYPPPENNALRYVLVIVSIVSFIITDFFYLATVIHYALECQLIMFLMRGTADRIRSRCWAVDLAIKEIKVSQDFLKVLNGHLSYMVSLVLFVFIGLWLEAARALYQLDSGETFVVVITVLNLIQWSVLIALPVVQALRLTVTGNEIETLGQELRTRPFVYSDAAQLDLDSLVMYTSNLNMSAKLVNVPMRSCVVLPAVFFGVILWRQLTAGDQLALGRWF from the exons ATGACAACAAAGATGGAACACTTGACAGAGCCATTAATAGAGTGCAAAAGTGATAAAGCTTTACTACAGGATGATGGAACCCTTCCTTCGATTTCAGAACCAACTAGTGAAAACAATTCGTTAGAAGATGACCAACTTCACGAAGAACGCGTTAGTAGTTTTATAGATGTCGGAAACCATGACATACCGCGGGCCACTACTTATACTTTGACTGCACCAATCACTCTGAGAAATGGAAAGCGTAGAGGTTTGACAGTTCCGGCGACTGGGGCACCACCAGAATTAGGCGCCAACTTCATGCAGGGCTCACCTCGCAGCTCGTACAGCAGcaccagagagtgtaaaaaacaAAGTGTAATTGTTGCGGGAGATGATCACTTTATTCTGGAAGAACCAAATCCGGACAGTTTCCAGACAACTGACAAGAATTACATTGATGGAAGACACAGTACTGGActtggagtatctcaatttgTCAATGTTCAT TATGTCAGAGGAGACAGTACTGGAGATACTTCTACATCATTGGCATTGGAGATCTGTCGGAAAACTGTTCTTCGTCCTTATTTTATCTATATGAAAATG GGTTATAATGAAAGAATAAAAATATCATCAAACTGCTCTTTTATATATGCCTCGTGTAAAGATGTAATTGTAACTTCGTTGATAATTCCGGACTTAGTGGTATTGGCAGCGTACATTGTTGGCTTTTTTATTTTCCGATATGTTTTCCCTGAGAACCTTGCAAATTTGACTGAAACG GTATTTTTAGGCTATACAGCCAACCATGGTGCATTTTCTCAAAAAAGATTAGTTTATTCATTGAG GGTGATTATAGTGATTGGAGTAGTTTGGCAAGTGTATGCTGTAGGCTTAAATGTGACTAGACTTTTTTCACTGGAACTTCTAAAGCGTCACACTTATATTGATGTGATTGATGACTATAGTAAAGATGAACTTATTCAACTATACGACACTTGTAATGG TTATCCTCCACCAGAGAATAATGCTCTCCGTTATGTCTTAGTCATCGTATCAATTGTTAGTTTTATAATCACTGACTTTTTCTACCTGGCTACTGTAATACATTATGCACTGGAGTGTCAGCTAATTATGTTCTTGATGAGAGGAACTGCAGATAGGATACGATCCCGTTGCTGGGCTGTTGATCTTGCCATTAAA GAGATTAAGGTATCTCAAGACTTTCTCAAAGTGCTTAACGGACACCTCTCATATATGGTTTCTTTAGTGTTATTTGTTTTTATTGGACTGTGGTTGGAAG CTGCCAGGGCATTATACCAGCTTGATAGTGGTGAAACATTTGTAGTAGTGATTACAGTACTTAATCTTATTCAATGGTCTGTTCTCATTGCTCTTCCTGTGGTGcag GCTTTAAGGTTGACAGTCACTGGTAATGAGATAGAAACACTAGGGCAAGAGCTAAGAACACGGCCATTTGTCTACAGTGATGCTGCCCAATTGGATTTGGACTCCTTAGTCATGTACACATCGAACCTTAATATGAGT GCCAAACTGGTCAATGTTCCCATGCGTTCATGTGTGGTTCTTCCAGCTGTGTTCTTTGGAGTGATATTGTGGAGACAATTAACTGCAGGAGACCAGTTAGCTTTAGGAAGATGGTTCTGA
- the LOC136240295 gene encoding uncharacterized protein isoform X1, with product MTTKMEHLTEPLIECKSDKALLQDDGTLPSISEPTSENNSLEDDQLHEERVSSFIDVGNHDIPRATTYTLTAPITLRNGKRRGLTVPATGAPPELGANFMQGSPRSSYSSTRECKKQSVIVAGDDHFILEEPNPDSFQTTDKNYIDGRHSTGLGVSQFVNVHYVRGDSTGDTSTSLALEICRKTVLRPYFIYMKMLGWRRFTDKSYDLVQPWNRKILNILYPMVIFLILIIGCVTQILTCFGRGDGYNERIKISSNCSFIYASCKDVIVTSLIIPDLVVLAAYIVGFFIFRYVFPENLANLTETVFLGYTANHGAFSQKRLVYSLRVIIVIGVVWQVYAVGLNVTRLFSLELLKRHTYIDVIDDYSKDELIQLYDTCNGYPPPENNALRYVLVIVSIVSFIITDFFYLATVIHYALECQLIMFLMRGTADRIRSRCWAVDLAIKEIKVSQDFLKVLNGHLSYMVSLVLFVFIGLWLEAARALYQLDSGETFVVVITVLNLIQWSVLIALPVVQALRLTVTGNEIETLGQELRTRPFVYSDAAQLDLDSLVMYTSNLNMSAKLVNVPMRSCVVLPAVFFGVILWRQLTAGDQLALGRWF from the exons ATGACAACAAAGATGGAACACTTGACAGAGCCATTAATAGAGTGCAAAAGTGATAAAGCTTTACTACAGGATGATGGAACCCTTCCTTCGATTTCAGAACCAACTAGTGAAAACAATTCGTTAGAAGATGACCAACTTCACGAAGAACGCGTTAGTAGTTTTATAGATGTCGGAAACCATGACATACCGCGGGCCACTACTTATACTTTGACTGCACCAATCACTCTGAGAAATGGAAAGCGTAGAGGTTTGACAGTTCCGGCGACTGGGGCACCACCAGAATTAGGCGCCAACTTCATGCAGGGCTCACCTCGCAGCTCGTACAGCAGcaccagagagtgtaaaaaacaAAGTGTAATTGTTGCGGGAGATGATCACTTTATTCTGGAAGAACCAAATCCGGACAGTTTCCAGACAACTGACAAGAATTACATTGATGGAAGACACAGTACTGGActtggagtatctcaatttgTCAATGTTCAT TATGTCAGAGGAGACAGTACTGGAGATACTTCTACATCATTGGCATTGGAGATCTGTCGGAAAACTGTTCTTCGTCCTTATTTTATCTATATGAAAATG CTTGGCTGGCGTAGATTTACAGACAAGAGTTATGACCTAGTACAGCCATGGAATAGGAAAATCTTGAACATTTTGTATCCTATggtaattttccttatactaaTAATAGGCTGTGTCACACAAATCCTTACCTGCTTTGGCAGAGGAGAT GGTTATAATGAAAGAATAAAAATATCATCAAACTGCTCTTTTATATATGCCTCGTGTAAAGATGTAATTGTAACTTCGTTGATAATTCCGGACTTAGTGGTATTGGCAGCGTACATTGTTGGCTTTTTTATTTTCCGATATGTTTTCCCTGAGAACCTTGCAAATTTGACTGAAACG GTATTTTTAGGCTATACAGCCAACCATGGTGCATTTTCTCAAAAAAGATTAGTTTATTCATTGAG GGTGATTATAGTGATTGGAGTAGTTTGGCAAGTGTATGCTGTAGGCTTAAATGTGACTAGACTTTTTTCACTGGAACTTCTAAAGCGTCACACTTATATTGATGTGATTGATGACTATAGTAAAGATGAACTTATTCAACTATACGACACTTGTAATGG TTATCCTCCACCAGAGAATAATGCTCTCCGTTATGTCTTAGTCATCGTATCAATTGTTAGTTTTATAATCACTGACTTTTTCTACCTGGCTACTGTAATACATTATGCACTGGAGTGTCAGCTAATTATGTTCTTGATGAGAGGAACTGCAGATAGGATACGATCCCGTTGCTGGGCTGTTGATCTTGCCATTAAA GAGATTAAGGTATCTCAAGACTTTCTCAAAGTGCTTAACGGACACCTCTCATATATGGTTTCTTTAGTGTTATTTGTTTTTATTGGACTGTGGTTGGAAG CTGCCAGGGCATTATACCAGCTTGATAGTGGTGAAACATTTGTAGTAGTGATTACAGTACTTAATCTTATTCAATGGTCTGTTCTCATTGCTCTTCCTGTGGTGcag GCTTTAAGGTTGACAGTCACTGGTAATGAGATAGAAACACTAGGGCAAGAGCTAAGAACACGGCCATTTGTCTACAGTGATGCTGCCCAATTGGATTTGGACTCCTTAGTCATGTACACATCGAACCTTAATATGAGT GCCAAACTGGTCAATGTTCCCATGCGTTCATGTGTGGTTCTTCCAGCTGTGTTCTTTGGAGTGATATTGTGGAGACAATTAACTGCAGGAGACCAGTTAGCTTTAGGAAGATGGTTCTGA